The Anopheles coluzzii chromosome 2, AcolN3, whole genome shotgun sequence genome window below encodes:
- the LOC120947575 gene encoding SET and MYND domain-containing protein 4 isoform X1, which produces MRKRLTKQTILTFLRTKCACALYLSRSSHIRSFEHHRHAGRCILNLVHSRLQNTVRPFYSDVPIRQVVRAWCWLCAHFFRFSESDFPHSPSSGTTRRTRMTSIDNDPLFTSLCNEKTLQSQKQGFFNEFYQSVAENFTGKSARWLQDVYQKVPSDKERLRLIYEDPVVAYEVQGTLEHVEPVFRGKDAKFSWQRREQALKLLGENKLQQALIIACQAVMRAPGQGVDRYIDKGLTLALALWTRAEVFIRQLDGKRALQDLQLAAKCGLPVKQNADYYARVAKCYALIGENGRAEVAAKLFHQLSGHNNYALGRLQEDLEDLRVLKQETPSVEVERSLPKLAGEGENGEILGASSKIKLAGSKEDPRGRYVVAAADLGPGEVILTEPAYAACLHAKYYGTHCSACFSRLIAPVACPDCCGVAFCSVACRDKACATYHRFECQYLDLMIGSGMSILCHVALRMVTQAGTPEKVLEEGKMLRDTFCAHTEHRDPEDHFKRTLMTAFLLRCLQKAEFFGRRTTEAPEPTEQELEVGAVLLSALQSLQFNAHEVYETRITGEHRFDTAKVQYIGVGIYRGASMFNHECYPGVTRTFLGTAMILHTSRPIPAGAVVPENYGPHFMRQPKAIRQRNLRSRYWFKCDCRACAEDWPQMDKLPAKPRLRCPTEGCGNALAYPSKPSQRNAKCNKCKQQINLDANVKMLEASDQLCTTGAEMMASQPLEDERVDEAIELMKKGIALFAQAAHPPHKPTLVAEESLRSCFADKGNANRY; this is translated from the exons ATGCGCAAACGTCTGACCAAACAAACTATTTTGACATTCCTACGAACCAAATGCGCGtgcgctctctatctctcacgCTCTAGCCACATTAGATCGTTTGAGCATCACCGGCATGCCGGGAGATGCATTCTAAATTTAGTGCACTCGCGCTTACAAAACACCGTTCGTCCATTCTACTCCGACGTTCCCATTCGACAAGTTGTACGGGCGTGGTGTTGGTTGTGTGCGCATTTCTTCAGATTTTCAGAATCAGATTTTCCACACTCACCCAGTTCCGGGACCACCAGGCGCACCAGGATGACCTCGATCGACAATGACCCGCTGTTTACGTCGCTGTGCAACGAGAAAACGCTCCAGTCGCAGAAGCAAGGTTTCTTCAACGAGTTTTACCAATCGGTGGCGGAAAATTTCACCGGAAAAAGTGCGCGCTGGCTGCAGGACGTGTACCAGAAGGTGCCGAGCGACAAGGAACGGTTGCGCCTGATCTATGAAGATCCGGTCGTTGCGTACGAGGTGCAGGGTACGCTAGAGCACGTGGAGCCGGTGTTCCGCGGGAAGGATGCAAAGTTTTCCTGGCAGCGGCGTGAGCAGGCGCTCAAGCTGCTCGGCGAGAACAAGCTGCAGCAGGCCCTGATCATCGCCTGCCAGGCGGTGATGCGCGCCCCCGGCCAGGGTGTCGATCGGTACATTGACAAGGGCCTAACGCTGGCGCTCGCTCTGTGGACGCGGGCCGAAGTGTTTATTCGACAGCTGGACGGCAAACGGGCGCTGCAAGATCTTCAGCTGGCGGCCAAATGTGGCCTGCCGGTGAAACAGAACGCGGACTACTATGCCCGCGTTGCCAAGTGTTACGCAC TTATCGGTGAAAATGGTCGTGCTGAGGTGGCGGCGAAACTGTTCCACCAGTTGTCCGGCCATAACAATTACGCCCTTGGCCGTCTGCAGGAAGATTTGGAGGATTTGCGTGTGCTGAAGCAGGAAACACCTTCGGTGGAGGTGGAACGTTCGCTCCCGAAGCTGGCCGGAGAAGGCGAGAATGGCGAAATTCTGGGCGCTTCTTCAAAAATCAAGCTTGCTGGCAGTAAGGAAGATCCACGCGGACGGTACGTCGTGGCAGCGGCCGATCTCGGCCCGGGCGAGGTAATTCTTACCGAGCCGGCCTATGCAGCCTGCCTGCACGCGAAGTACTATGGGACGCACTGTAGTGCCTGCTTCTCACG CTTGATAGCTCCGGTCGCTTGTCCCGACTGTTGCGGTGTGGCCTTCTGCTCGGTGGCCTGCCGGGACAAGGCGTGCGCCACGTACCATCGTTTCGAGTGTCAGTATCTCGACCTGATGATCGGTTCCGGCATGTCGATTCTCTGCCACGTCGCCTTGCGCATGGTCACGCAGGCCGGCACTCCGGAGAAGGTGCTCGAGGAGGGCAAAATGCTGCGGGACACGTTCTGCGCCCACACGGAACACCGCGACCCGGAGGATCACTTCAAGCGCACGCTCATGACCGCGTTCCTGCTGCGCTGCCTGCAGAAGGCGGAATTTTTCGGCCGTCGCACGACGGAAGcgccggaaccgacggaacaGGAGCTGGAGGTGGGTGCGGTGCTGCTGTCCGCCCTGCAATCGCTACAGTTCAACGCGCACGAGGTGTACGAGACGCGCATTACCGGCGAGCATCGGTTCGACACGGCCAAGGTGCAGTACATCGGCGTTGGCATCTATCGCGGTGCCTCGATGTTCAACCACGAGTGCTACCCGGGGGTGACGCGCACCTTCCTCGGTACTGCCATGATCCTGCACACCAGCCGACCGATACCGGCCGGTGCGGTCGTGCCGGAAAACTATGGCCCGCACTTTATGCGCCAGCCGAAGGCGATTCGGCAGCGCAACTTACGCTCGCGCTACTGGTTCAAGTGCGATTGTCGGGCGTGCGCCGAGGATTGGCCGCAGATGGACAAGCTGCCCGCCAAGCCCCGGCTGCGCTGTCCCACCGAGGGGTGTGGTAATGCACTCGCCTACCCGAGCAAACCGTCCCAGCGAAATGCCAAGTGCAACAAGTGCAAGCAGCAGATCAACCTGGACGCGAACGTGAAGATGCTCGAGGCGAGCGATCAACTGTGCACGACCGGGGCGGAAATGATGGCG TCTCAACCGTTGGAG GACGAGCGGGTCGATGAAGCGATCGAGCTCATGAAGAAAGGCATCGCCCTGTTCGCTCAAGCCGCCCATCCACCGCACAAACCGACGCTTGTCGCTGAGGAATCGCTGCGATCCTGCTTTGCGGACAAGGGCAACGCTAATCGCTACTAA
- the LOC120947575 gene encoding SET and MYND domain-containing protein 4 isoform X2: protein MRKRLTKQTILTFLRTKCACALYLSRSSHIRSFEHHRHAGRCILNLVHSRLQNTVRPFYSDVPIRQVVRAWCWLCAHFFRFSESDFPHSPSSGTTRRTRMTSIDNDPLFTSLCNEKTLQSQKQGFFNEFYQSVAENFTGKSARWLQDVYQKVPSDKERLRLIYEDPVVAYEVQGTLEHVEPVFRGKDAKFSWQRREQALKLLGENKLQQALIIACQAVMRAPGQGVDRYIDKGLTLALALWTRAEVFIRQLDGKRALQDLQLAAKCGLPVKQNADYYARVAKCYALIGENGRAEVAAKLFHQLSGHNNYALGRLQEDLEDLRVLKQETPSVEVERSLPKLAGEGENGEILGASSKIKLAGSKEDPRGRYVVAAADLGPGEVILTEPAYAACLHAKYYGTHCSACFSRLIAPVACPDCCGVAFCSVACRDKACATYHRFECQYLDLMIGSGMSILCHVALRMVTQAGTPEKVLEEGKMLRDTFCAHTEHRDPEDHFKRTLMTAFLLRCLQKAEFFGRRTTEAPEPTEQELEVGAVLLSALQSLQFNAHEVYETRITGEHRFDTAKVQYIGVGIYRGASMFNHECYPGVTRTFLGTAMILHTSRPIPAGAVVPENYGPHFMRQPKAIRQRNLRSRYWFKCDCRACAEDWPQMDKLPAKPRLRCPTEGCGNALAYPSKPSQRNAKCNKCKQQINLDANVKMLEASDQLCTTGAEMMADERVDEAIELMKKGIALFAQAAHPPHKPTLVAEESLRSCFADKGNANRY, encoded by the exons ATGCGCAAACGTCTGACCAAACAAACTATTTTGACATTCCTACGAACCAAATGCGCGtgcgctctctatctctcacgCTCTAGCCACATTAGATCGTTTGAGCATCACCGGCATGCCGGGAGATGCATTCTAAATTTAGTGCACTCGCGCTTACAAAACACCGTTCGTCCATTCTACTCCGACGTTCCCATTCGACAAGTTGTACGGGCGTGGTGTTGGTTGTGTGCGCATTTCTTCAGATTTTCAGAATCAGATTTTCCACACTCACCCAGTTCCGGGACCACCAGGCGCACCAGGATGACCTCGATCGACAATGACCCGCTGTTTACGTCGCTGTGCAACGAGAAAACGCTCCAGTCGCAGAAGCAAGGTTTCTTCAACGAGTTTTACCAATCGGTGGCGGAAAATTTCACCGGAAAAAGTGCGCGCTGGCTGCAGGACGTGTACCAGAAGGTGCCGAGCGACAAGGAACGGTTGCGCCTGATCTATGAAGATCCGGTCGTTGCGTACGAGGTGCAGGGTACGCTAGAGCACGTGGAGCCGGTGTTCCGCGGGAAGGATGCAAAGTTTTCCTGGCAGCGGCGTGAGCAGGCGCTCAAGCTGCTCGGCGAGAACAAGCTGCAGCAGGCCCTGATCATCGCCTGCCAGGCGGTGATGCGCGCCCCCGGCCAGGGTGTCGATCGGTACATTGACAAGGGCCTAACGCTGGCGCTCGCTCTGTGGACGCGGGCCGAAGTGTTTATTCGACAGCTGGACGGCAAACGGGCGCTGCAAGATCTTCAGCTGGCGGCCAAATGTGGCCTGCCGGTGAAACAGAACGCGGACTACTATGCCCGCGTTGCCAAGTGTTACGCAC TTATCGGTGAAAATGGTCGTGCTGAGGTGGCGGCGAAACTGTTCCACCAGTTGTCCGGCCATAACAATTACGCCCTTGGCCGTCTGCAGGAAGATTTGGAGGATTTGCGTGTGCTGAAGCAGGAAACACCTTCGGTGGAGGTGGAACGTTCGCTCCCGAAGCTGGCCGGAGAAGGCGAGAATGGCGAAATTCTGGGCGCTTCTTCAAAAATCAAGCTTGCTGGCAGTAAGGAAGATCCACGCGGACGGTACGTCGTGGCAGCGGCCGATCTCGGCCCGGGCGAGGTAATTCTTACCGAGCCGGCCTATGCAGCCTGCCTGCACGCGAAGTACTATGGGACGCACTGTAGTGCCTGCTTCTCACG CTTGATAGCTCCGGTCGCTTGTCCCGACTGTTGCGGTGTGGCCTTCTGCTCGGTGGCCTGCCGGGACAAGGCGTGCGCCACGTACCATCGTTTCGAGTGTCAGTATCTCGACCTGATGATCGGTTCCGGCATGTCGATTCTCTGCCACGTCGCCTTGCGCATGGTCACGCAGGCCGGCACTCCGGAGAAGGTGCTCGAGGAGGGCAAAATGCTGCGGGACACGTTCTGCGCCCACACGGAACACCGCGACCCGGAGGATCACTTCAAGCGCACGCTCATGACCGCGTTCCTGCTGCGCTGCCTGCAGAAGGCGGAATTTTTCGGCCGTCGCACGACGGAAGcgccggaaccgacggaacaGGAGCTGGAGGTGGGTGCGGTGCTGCTGTCCGCCCTGCAATCGCTACAGTTCAACGCGCACGAGGTGTACGAGACGCGCATTACCGGCGAGCATCGGTTCGACACGGCCAAGGTGCAGTACATCGGCGTTGGCATCTATCGCGGTGCCTCGATGTTCAACCACGAGTGCTACCCGGGGGTGACGCGCACCTTCCTCGGTACTGCCATGATCCTGCACACCAGCCGACCGATACCGGCCGGTGCGGTCGTGCCGGAAAACTATGGCCCGCACTTTATGCGCCAGCCGAAGGCGATTCGGCAGCGCAACTTACGCTCGCGCTACTGGTTCAAGTGCGATTGTCGGGCGTGCGCCGAGGATTGGCCGCAGATGGACAAGCTGCCCGCCAAGCCCCGGCTGCGCTGTCCCACCGAGGGGTGTGGTAATGCACTCGCCTACCCGAGCAAACCGTCCCAGCGAAATGCCAAGTGCAACAAGTGCAAGCAGCAGATCAACCTGGACGCGAACGTGAAGATGCTCGAGGCGAGCGATCAACTGTGCACGACCGGGGCGGAAATGATGGCG GACGAGCGGGTCGATGAAGCGATCGAGCTCATGAAGAAAGGCATCGCCCTGTTCGCTCAAGCCGCCCATCCACCGCACAAACCGACGCTTGTCGCTGAGGAATCGCTGCGATCCTGCTTTGCGGACAAGGGCAACGCTAATCGCTACTAA
- the LOC120947577 gene encoding proton-coupled folate transporter yields MTMSAETAKPDGSGEHSQPGAQEDGDAGSSNVAGAMATASVRAERWYEKISVEPSMFLYMMAFMLTSVVEQAFFLYKACTVDHGYSHEICLNIEQYQDIKKQVQVTTSTFHQWNNIAMYVVPIVLALFLGAWSDRRGRKLPLILGLMGKFVYSVMIVVNTRMPSWPVEYIIYTATIPSVLTGADIAIFASCFAYISDITTVEERTLRITILDATYLSTMPIGVALGNVIFNHTGKSYTIMFIINASLLACSIVYSMLRLKSRTTERQCSIRELPWYRMPLDFFDRQHVVRSVRTFVRRRTMHRRTYMYLLMVAMSFYTFQRDEKPKMYLYTQLRFNWDTDLYSYFKTYQSAAYVVMMFLGVPLFTKVLGLKDTLIIMIGALAHASARFVYIFAQVGWVLYIGATISSVGPVVAPVLRSMISKMVPTNERGIIFSFLSVFDNAVPLFSGVLYTQVYNSSINTYPQAIFLLTMGTQMIVFFIALAIHISLRGRRMEECTPAEKPPGTGLIDEAKAPAIDDDAPAVSQS; encoded by the exons ATGACAATGTCTGCTGAAACTGCTAAG CCGGATGGCTCGGGTGAGCACAGCCAACCCGGAGCGCAGGAAGATGGCGATGCAGGCAGCAGTAATGTAGCAGGTGCTATGGCAACGGCCAGCGTACGGGCGGAACGATGGTACGAGAAAATCTCCGTCGAACCGTCGATGTTCCTGTACATGATGGCGTTTATGCTAACGTCGGTGGTGGAGCAGGCGTTCTTCCTGTACAAAGCGTGCACCGTCGATCATGGCTATTCGCACGAGATTTGCCTCAACATCGAGCAGTACCAGGATATCAAAAAGCAGGTCCAGGTGACGACCTCGACCTTTCATCAGTGGAACAACATCGCCATGTACGTGGTGCCGATCGTGCTGGCGTTGTTTCTCGGCGCCTGGTCCGATAGACGTGGCCGCAAGCTGCCACTCATCCTCGGGCTGATGGGCAAGTTTGTCTACTCGGTCATGATCGTGGTGAACACGCGCATGCCCTCGTGGCCGGTCGAGTACATCATCTACACGGCCACGATCCCGAGCGTACTGACCGGGGCCGACATTGCCATCTTCGCCTCCTGCTTTGCGTACATCTCCGACATCACGACGGTGGAGGAGCGCACGCTGCGCATTACGATACTGGACGCCACCTACCTCAGCACCATGCCGATCGGTGTCGCGCTCGGCAATGTGATCTTCAACCACACGGGCAAATCGTACACGATCATGTTCATCATCAACGCGTCCCTGCTCGCCTGCTCGATCGTGTACTCGATGCTGCGGCTGAAGTCGCGCACCACCGAACGCCAGTGCTCGATCCGCGAGCTGCCGTGGTACCGCATGCCGCTGGACTTTTTCGACCGCCAGCACGTGGTGCGCTCGGTGCGCACGTTCGTACGCCGGCGGACGATGCACCGGCGCACCTACATGTACCTGCTGATGGTGGCCATGTCGTTCTACACGTTCCAGCGCGACGAGAAGCCCAAGATGTACCTGTACACGCAGCTGCGCTTCAACTGGGACACGGATCTGTACAGCTACTTCAAGACGTACCAGTCGGCGGCGTACGTGGTGATGATGTTTCTCGGCGTGCCGCTCTTCACGAAGGTGCTCGGGCTGAAGGACACGCTGATCATAATGATTGGTGCGCTGGCGCACGCCAGCGCCCGGTTCGTGTACATCTTTGCCCAGGTCGGCTGGGTGCTGTACATCGGGGCTACCATCTCGAGCGTGGGCCCGGTGGTGGCGCCCGTGCTCCGGTCCATGATTTCCAAAATGGTGCCCACCAACGAGCGCGGCATCATCTTTTCGTTCCTTTCCGTGTTCGACAATGCGGTGCCGCTGTTTAGCGGCGTACTGTACACGCAGGTGTACAACTCGTCGATCAACACGTACCCGCAGGCCATCTTTCTGCTTACCATGGGCACGCAGATGATCGTGTTCTTCATTGCACT CGCAATACACATTTCACTCCGAGGTCGAAGGATGGAAGAATGCACCCCGGCCGAAAAGCCACCGGGAACCGGGCTGATCGACGAAGCGAAGGCTCCAGCGATCGATGACGATGCGCCGGCCGTTTCTCAATCATAG